One window of Streptomyces sp. SUK 48 genomic DNA carries:
- a CDS encoding FAD-dependent oxidoreductase: MPRPLRVAIVGAGPAGIYAADALLKSEVAADPGVSIDLFERMPAPFGLIRYGVAPDHPRIKGIVTALRQVLDKPQIRLFGNVDYPTDISLDDLRDFYDAVIFSTGAMADRALSIPGVDLDGSYGAADFVSWYDGHPDVPRTWPLEAEKVAVLGVGNVALDVARVLAKTADELLPTEIPQNVYDGLKANKALEIHVFGRRGPAQAKFSPMELRELDHSPNIEVIVDPEDIDYDAGSIETRRGNKQADMVAKTLENWAIRDVGDRPHKLFLHFFESPAEILGEDGRVVGLRTERTALDGTGNVKGTGEFKDWDVTAVYRAVGYLSEKLPKLPWDLGSGTVPDEGGRVIEEGGTHLQSTYVTGWIRRGPVGLIGHTKGDANETVSHLLADHADGRLHTPASPAPEAVDAFLAERNVRYTTWEGWHRLDAAERALGEPQGRERVKIVEREDMLRESGA, encoded by the coding sequence ATGCCGCGCCCCCTGCGGGTAGCCATCGTCGGAGCCGGCCCCGCCGGGATCTACGCCGCCGACGCCCTGCTCAAGTCCGAGGTGGCCGCCGACCCCGGCGTGTCCATCGACCTCTTCGAGCGCATGCCCGCCCCCTTCGGTCTGATCCGCTACGGCGTCGCGCCGGACCACCCGCGTATCAAGGGCATCGTCACCGCCCTGCGCCAGGTGCTGGACAAGCCGCAGATCCGGCTGTTCGGCAACGTCGACTACCCGACGGACATCAGCCTGGACGACCTGCGCGACTTCTACGACGCGGTGATCTTCTCCACCGGCGCCATGGCCGACCGCGCGCTGTCCATACCCGGCGTCGACCTGGACGGCTCCTACGGCGCCGCCGACTTCGTCTCCTGGTACGACGGCCACCCGGACGTGCCGCGCACCTGGCCGCTGGAGGCCGAGAAGGTCGCGGTGCTCGGCGTCGGCAACGTGGCCCTGGACGTGGCCCGCGTCCTCGCCAAGACCGCGGACGAGCTGCTGCCGACCGAGATCCCGCAGAACGTCTACGACGGTCTGAAGGCCAACAAGGCCCTGGAGATCCACGTCTTCGGCCGCCGGGGCCCCGCCCAGGCGAAGTTCAGCCCGATGGAGCTGCGCGAGCTGGACCACTCCCCCAACATCGAGGTCATCGTCGACCCCGAGGACATCGACTACGACGCCGGCTCGATCGAGACCCGGCGGGGCAACAAGCAGGCCGACATGGTCGCCAAGACCCTGGAGAACTGGGCGATCCGGGACGTCGGCGATCGCCCGCACAAACTGTTCCTGCACTTCTTCGAGTCCCCCGCGGAGATCCTCGGCGAGGACGGCAGGGTCGTCGGCCTGCGCACCGAGCGCACCGCCCTCGACGGCACCGGCAACGTCAAGGGCACCGGCGAGTTCAAGGACTGGGACGTCACCGCCGTCTACCGCGCGGTCGGCTACCTCTCCGAGAAGCTGCCCAAGTTGCCCTGGGACCTCGGCTCGGGCACCGTCCCGGACGAGGGCGGCCGGGTCATCGAGGAGGGCGGCACCCACCTGCAGTCCACCTATGTCACCGGCTGGATCCGGCGTGGCCCCGTCGGCCTCATCGGCCACACCAAGGGCGACGCCAACGAGACGGTGTCCCACCTGCTCGCCGACCACGCGGACGGCCGGCTGCACACCCCCGCCTCGCCCGCGCCGGAGGCCGTGGACGCCTTCCTCGCCGAGCGGAACGTCCGCTACACCACGTGGGAGGGCTGGCACCGGCTGGACGCCGCCGAGCGCGCCCTGGGCGAGCCGCAGGGCCGCGAGCGCGTGAAGATCGTCGAGCGCGAGGACATGCTGCGCGAGAGCGGCGCGTGA
- a CDS encoding DUF1232 domain-containing protein: protein MDNTTLLLVIAAVVAAGLAVGAVALLVRLVRTRRTLLRAGLPTGPRWVFWGAVAYLLLPTDLLPDPIYLDDIGVLLLALRSLRAAQPETPERPRLP from the coding sequence ATGGACAACACCACCCTGCTGCTGGTCATCGCCGCCGTCGTCGCCGCGGGCCTGGCCGTCGGCGCCGTCGCGCTGCTCGTACGCCTGGTGCGCACCCGGCGTACGCTGCTGCGGGCCGGGCTGCCCACGGGGCCGCGCTGGGTGTTCTGGGGCGCGGTGGCCTATCTGCTGCTCCCCACCGATCTGCTGCCCGATCCCATCTACCTGGACGACATCGGGGTCCTGCTCCTCGCCCTGCGCAGCCTGCGCGCCGCCCAGCCGGAGACCCCGGAGAGGCCCCGGCTGCCCTGA
- a CDS encoding SpoIIE family protein phosphatase encodes MAGSGERAVRTRARLAALLANASVAALRAADGRVAGVYLRADTPGFLRLAVLSGLPGPLFRPWWRVHVDRPLPVCDAYRLGQPVVLANATEAVRRYPQFAAALPFPFASVHMPVPGGGEPLGVLAVLRPVSGDDGDEPLDRELLARLAEGLGTELRALAGGDPDALVWDGEPQCVRPPAVRPPQAAVGRFTWDPGTHAVRADDRLHTLLGLATGDFAGTGTALAQALAPAEAYRVLAALRDTAAGRPPGAPLSLRAADGAPRLLDLWAAADDGALPCEAHGGAVARVGGVVFDPGRAALADGAADQLPQGVLCLDRLGVIVYANAAAACFTGRAREALLGRTLWDALPWLTGPPYDDHLRGALLSPEPVHFHVRRPGGAGGASGGYDGFAVSVHPGDDLLTCTLVPASRMEAPGGPPPPGPGVAAGPATAAAYRPIALAIALTDAVTAEQVSAVVMRELLPAFGGRRLAIYLLQERHLHLAWESGFPPGFLEPFDGVALDARIPAVETLATGRPLFFESMRQIARTYPGLPLDAEEGSRAFLPLIASGRPVGSCVLGFDRPRGFSAEERTVLTALAGLIAHAMERARRYDSEAALARGLQQALLPSRLSAHPRVETAGRYLPGTEGLDVGGDWYDVVESGDGLALVIGDVQGHGVQAAATMGQLRSAVRAFALGDRPPDEVLSGTNHLLIGLDPGQFASCCCLRLDPATGRTRIARAGHPPPLLLSPGDRARRLDIPGGVVLGVDPGARYPVTELVLEPDAILALYTDGLVERAGADIDDGIAELRRGLDRAGAAAARRDGLTLSGVADRLTAAARHADARPDDVALLLARRLRHG; translated from the coding sequence ATGGCGGGCAGCGGGGAGCGGGCGGTCCGTACACGGGCCCGACTGGCCGCGCTGCTGGCCAACGCCTCCGTCGCGGCGCTCCGCGCGGCGGACGGCCGGGTGGCGGGCGTGTATCTGCGCGCCGACACGCCCGGCTTCCTCCGCCTGGCCGTGCTCTCCGGCCTCCCCGGGCCCCTCTTCCGCCCCTGGTGGCGAGTGCACGTGGACCGCCCCTTACCCGTCTGCGACGCCTACCGGCTCGGGCAGCCCGTCGTACTGGCGAACGCGACGGAGGCCGTGCGCCGTTACCCGCAGTTCGCGGCGGCCCTGCCGTTCCCCTTCGCCTCGGTGCACATGCCGGTGCCGGGCGGCGGCGAACCGCTCGGGGTGCTCGCGGTGCTGCGCCCCGTCAGCGGCGACGACGGCGACGAGCCTCTCGACCGGGAGCTGCTGGCCAGGCTCGCCGAGGGCCTGGGCACCGAGCTGCGCGCGCTCGCCGGCGGGGACCCGGACGCGCTCGTCTGGGACGGCGAACCGCAGTGCGTACGGCCGCCCGCGGTCCGGCCCCCGCAGGCCGCGGTCGGACGCTTCACCTGGGACCCCGGCACCCACGCGGTCCGCGCGGACGACCGGCTGCACACGCTGCTCGGCCTCGCGACGGGCGACTTCGCGGGGACCGGCACCGCGCTCGCGCAGGCGCTGGCCCCGGCGGAGGCGTACCGGGTGCTGGCCGCGCTGCGCGACACCGCCGCCGGGAGACCGCCGGGCGCGCCGCTGAGCCTGCGGGCGGCCGACGGCGCGCCCCGGCTGCTGGACCTGTGGGCCGCCGCGGACGACGGGGCGCTGCCGTGCGAGGCGCACGGCGGCGCGGTGGCGCGGGTCGGCGGGGTGGTGTTCGACCCCGGCCGGGCCGCCCTCGCCGACGGCGCCGCCGACCAGTTGCCGCAGGGCGTGCTCTGCCTGGACCGGCTGGGGGTGATCGTGTACGCCAACGCGGCCGCGGCGTGCTTCACCGGGCGGGCGCGGGAAGCGCTGCTCGGGCGGACGCTGTGGGACGCGCTGCCGTGGCTGACCGGACCGCCGTACGACGATCATCTGCGCGGCGCCCTGCTGTCCCCGGAGCCGGTGCACTTCCATGTGCGGCGGCCGGGCGGCGCCGGCGGGGCATCTGGCGGATACGACGGCTTCGCGGTGTCGGTGCATCCCGGCGACGACCTGCTGACCTGCACGCTCGTCCCGGCCAGTCGGATGGAGGCGCCGGGCGGGCCCCCGCCGCCGGGACCCGGGGTGGCGGCCGGTCCCGCGACGGCGGCGGCCTACCGGCCGATCGCGCTCGCCATCGCGCTGACCGACGCGGTGACGGCCGAGCAGGTGTCGGCCGTGGTGATGCGGGAGCTGCTGCCCGCGTTCGGGGGCCGCAGGCTGGCCATCTACCTGCTCCAGGAACGGCACCTCCACCTGGCGTGGGAGTCCGGTTTCCCGCCGGGCTTCCTGGAGCCGTTCGACGGGGTGGCGCTCGACGCGCGGATCCCGGCCGTGGAGACCCTGGCGACGGGCCGCCCGCTGTTCTTCGAGTCCATGCGGCAGATCGCGCGGACGTACCCGGGGCTGCCGCTGGACGCCGAGGAGGGGTCCCGGGCGTTCCTGCCGCTGATCGCGTCCGGCCGGCCGGTCGGCTCCTGCGTCCTCGGCTTCGACCGCCCGCGCGGCTTCAGCGCGGAGGAACGTACGGTCCTCACCGCGCTCGCCGGGCTGATCGCGCACGCGATGGAGCGGGCCCGGCGCTACGACAGCGAGGCGGCCCTCGCCCGGGGCCTCCAGCAGGCCCTGCTGCCGAGCCGGCTGTCGGCGCATCCCCGGGTGGAGACGGCGGGCCGCTATCTGCCGGGCACCGAGGGCCTGGACGTGGGCGGCGACTGGTACGACGTGGTGGAGTCCGGGGACGGACTCGCGCTGGTCATCGGGGACGTGCAGGGGCACGGGGTGCAGGCGGCGGCGACCATGGGCCAGCTGCGCAGCGCGGTACGGGCGTTCGCGCTGGGCGACCGGCCGCCCGACGAGGTGCTCAGCGGCACCAACCATCTGCTGATCGGCCTCGACCCGGGCCAGTTCGCGAGCTGCTGCTGTCTGCGCCTGGACCCCGCCACCGGGCGCACCCGGATCGCCCGCGCGGGCCATCCGCCGCCGCTGCTGCTCTCCCCCGGCGACCGGGCCCGGCGCCTCGACATCCCCGGCGGGGTGGTCCTCGGGGTGGATCCGGGGGCGCGCTATCCGGTGACCGAGCTGGTCCTCGAACCGGACGCGATCCTCGCGCTGTACACGGACGGGCTGGTGGAGCGGGCGGGCGCCGACATCGACGACGGGATCGCCGAGCTGCGCCGGGGCCTGGACCGGGCGGGCGCGGCCGCCGCCCGGCGCGACGGGCTCACCCTGTCCGGGGTCGCCGACCGCCTCACCGCCGCCGCCCGGCACGCCGACGCCCGCCCCGACGACGTGGCCCTGCTCCTCGCCCGCAGGCTCCGCCATGGGTAA
- a CDS encoding SpoIIE family protein phosphatase/ATP-binding protein, translated as MLWAAVTGRSVAGQVFVLQVVIVLLLVVSAVVAQVLQVRHDSDTEARNRSLAVAQTFANAPGTAAALRSPDPTAILQPKAEAARKATGVDFIVVMNTQGIRYTHPNPDRIGKKFVGTIGPAVAGGTVVEKVNGTLGPLVQSVVPVKDARGNVVGLVSAGITTAHVGGAADQQLPLLLAAAAAALALATAGTALVSRRLLRQTHGLGPYEMTRMYEHHDAVLHAVREGVLIVGRDGRLLLANDEAQRLLDLPRNAERRHVLELGLDDDTARLLASGRVATDEVHLVKDRLLAINQRPTELHGGPAGSVTTLRDSTELRAVSGRAEVARERLNMLYDAGVGIGTSLDVTRTAGELAELAVPRFADFATVDLFEPVLNGEEPRPGSNLRRVACVGIREDSPLYPVDHRIRFVATSPQAHSLTTGQSVVEPRLRDAPGWRAQEPERTDKVVEYGIHSLITVPLRAGSLVLGVANFWRSEKPQPFDSEELALAEELVARAAVSIDNARRYTREHSMAVTLQRSLLPRTLPEQGALEIAYRYLPAQSGVGGDWFDVLPLSGARVALVVGDVVGHGLHAAATMGRLRTAVHNFSALDLPPDELLGLLDELVGRIDQDENPDEGAAVTGATCLYAVYDPVSRRCTMARAGHPPPALVRPDGRVEFPEMPAGPPLGLGGLPFETVDLELAEGSRLVLYTDGLVEDRERDIDVGLDLLGDALRRAPDSSPETTCRTVLERMPGRPSDDVALIVARTRVLGPDQVAEWEVPSDPAAVSEVRSAVTRALDAWGLDELAFTTELILSELVTNAIRYGRPPIGVRLLRDRTLICEVSDRSTTSPHLRYAASTDEGGRGLFLVAQVADRWGTRYTPNGKIIWAEQPLP; from the coding sequence ATGCTGTGGGCGGCGGTGACCGGTCGCAGCGTCGCCGGCCAGGTGTTCGTGCTCCAGGTCGTGATCGTGCTGCTGCTGGTGGTCTCGGCCGTGGTGGCCCAGGTCCTCCAGGTGCGCCACGACAGCGACACCGAGGCCCGCAACCGCTCCCTCGCGGTGGCGCAGACCTTCGCCAACGCGCCCGGCACGGCCGCCGCGCTGCGCTCACCGGACCCGACGGCGATCCTCCAGCCGAAGGCCGAGGCCGCCCGCAAGGCGACCGGGGTGGACTTCATCGTCGTGATGAACACCCAGGGCATCCGCTACACGCACCCCAATCCGGACCGCATAGGCAAGAAGTTCGTCGGCACCATCGGCCCGGCCGTGGCCGGCGGCACGGTCGTGGAGAAGGTCAACGGCACCCTCGGCCCGCTGGTGCAGAGCGTGGTCCCGGTCAAGGACGCGCGAGGGAACGTGGTGGGGCTGGTGTCGGCCGGCATCACCACCGCGCACGTGGGCGGGGCCGCCGACCAGCAGCTTCCCCTGCTGCTCGCCGCGGCCGCCGCGGCCCTCGCGCTGGCCACCGCGGGCACCGCGCTGGTCAGCAGACGGCTGCTGCGCCAGACCCATGGCCTCGGGCCGTACGAGATGACCCGGATGTACGAGCACCACGACGCGGTGCTGCACGCGGTCCGCGAGGGGGTGCTGATCGTCGGCCGCGACGGCCGGCTGCTGCTCGCCAACGACGAGGCGCAGCGCCTGCTCGACCTGCCGAGGAACGCCGAGCGCCGGCACGTCCTGGAGCTGGGCCTGGACGACGACACGGCGCGGCTGCTGGCGTCGGGGCGGGTGGCCACGGACGAGGTGCACCTGGTCAAGGACCGCCTCCTGGCGATCAACCAGCGGCCCACCGAGCTGCACGGCGGCCCGGCCGGCAGCGTCACCACGCTGCGCGACTCCACCGAGCTGCGCGCGGTCTCCGGGCGGGCCGAGGTGGCCCGGGAGCGGCTGAACATGCTGTACGACGCCGGGGTGGGCATCGGCACCAGCCTCGACGTGACCCGTACCGCCGGGGAACTGGCGGAGCTGGCGGTGCCCCGGTTCGCGGACTTCGCGACCGTAGATCTGTTCGAACCGGTGCTGAACGGTGAGGAGCCCAGGCCCGGGAGCAATCTGCGCCGGGTGGCCTGTGTGGGCATCCGCGAGGACTCCCCGCTGTATCCGGTGGACCACCGGATCCGGTTCGTCGCGACCTCGCCGCAGGCGCACAGCCTGACGACCGGGCAGTCGGTGGTGGAGCCCCGGCTGCGGGACGCGCCGGGCTGGCGGGCGCAGGAGCCGGAGCGCACGGACAAGGTGGTGGAGTACGGCATCCACTCGCTGATCACCGTGCCGCTGCGGGCGGGCAGCCTGGTGCTGGGCGTGGCGAACTTCTGGCGTTCGGAGAAGCCGCAGCCCTTCGACAGCGAGGAACTGGCGCTCGCCGAGGAACTGGTGGCGCGGGCGGCGGTGTCCATCGACAACGCCCGCCGGTACACCCGCGAGCACAGCATGGCGGTCACCCTCCAGCGCAGCCTGCTGCCGCGGACGCTGCCCGAGCAGGGCGCGCTGGAGATCGCGTACCGGTATCTGCCGGCGCAGTCCGGGGTGGGCGGCGACTGGTTCGACGTGCTGCCGCTGTCCGGGGCCCGGGTGGCGCTCGTGGTGGGCGACGTGGTGGGGCACGGGCTGCACGCGGCGGCGACCATGGGGCGGCTGCGTACGGCGGTGCACAACTTCTCCGCGCTGGACCTGCCCCCGGACGAACTGCTCGGTCTGCTGGACGAACTGGTGGGCCGGATCGACCAGGACGAGAACCCGGACGAGGGCGCCGCGGTGACCGGGGCGACCTGTCTGTACGCGGTGTACGACCCGGTGTCGCGGCGCTGCACCATGGCCCGTGCGGGCCATCCGCCGCCCGCGCTGGTGCGTCCCGACGGGCGGGTGGAGTTCCCGGAGATGCCGGCCGGGCCGCCGCTGGGCCTGGGCGGGCTGCCGTTCGAGACGGTCGATCTGGAGCTGGCCGAGGGCAGCAGGCTGGTGCTGTACACGGACGGTCTGGTGGAGGACCGGGAGCGGGACATCGACGTCGGCCTCGACCTGCTGGGCGACGCCCTGCGCCGGGCGCCGGACAGCTCCCCGGAGACGACCTGCCGTACGGTGCTGGAGCGGATGCCGGGCCGGCCGAGCGACGACGTGGCGCTGATCGTGGCCCGGACCCGGGTGCTGGGTCCGGACCAGGTGGCCGAGTGGGAGGTGCCGTCCGATCCGGCGGCCGTCTCCGAGGTGCGCTCCGCGGTCACCCGGGCGCTGGACGCGTGGGGCCTGGACGAGCTGGCCTTCACGACCGAGCTGATCCTCAGCGAGCTGGTCACCAACGCCATCCGCTACGGGCGGCCGCCGATCGGGGTACGGCTGCTGCGCGACCGCACCCTGATCTGCGAGGTCTCCGACCGCAGCACGACCTCCCCGCATCTGCGCTACGCGGCGAGCACCGACGAGGGCGGCCGGGGCCTGTTCCTGGTGGCCCAGGTCGCCGACCGCTGGGGCACCCGTTACACGCCGAACGGCAAGATCATCTGGGCGGAGCAGCCACTGCCGTAG
- a CDS encoding nucleoside deaminase has product MDFVQRTIDLARGNVAEGGRPFATVIVKDGEILAESPNRVAQTNDPTAHAEILAIREACVKLGTEHLTGTTIYVLAHPCPMCLGSLYYCSPDEVVFLTTRDAYEPHYVDDRKYFELDTFYEEFGKNWDERRLPMRHEPREDAVEVYRMWQRHNGGERRVADAPTTG; this is encoded by the coding sequence ATGGACTTCGTCCAGCGCACCATCGACCTCGCCCGCGGCAATGTCGCCGAGGGCGGCCGCCCGTTCGCGACCGTCATCGTCAAGGACGGCGAGATCCTCGCCGAGAGCCCCAACCGGGTCGCCCAGACCAACGACCCCACCGCGCACGCGGAGATCCTCGCCATCCGCGAGGCATGCGTGAAGCTGGGCACCGAGCACCTGACCGGGACGACCATCTACGTCCTCGCCCACCCCTGCCCGATGTGCCTGGGCTCGCTGTACTACTGCTCGCCGGACGAGGTCGTCTTCCTCACCACCCGCGACGCCTACGAGCCGCACTACGTCGACGACCGCAAGTACTTCGAACTGGACACCTTCTACGAGGAGTTCGGCAAGAACTGGGACGAGCGCCGGCTGCCGATGCGGCACGAGCCGCGCGAGGACGCGGTGGAGGTCTACCGGATGTGGCAGCGCCACAACGGCGGTGAGCGCCGCGTCGCCGACGCCCCCACCACCGGCTGA
- the cynS gene encoding cyanase: MIHAQFDPTARQLLAAAAVEAKTRKDLSWQQIADASGLSVAFTTAAVLGQHALPADAAEAVAALLGLDADAALLLTTVPTRGSIPNTVPTDPTIYRFYEMLQVYGTTLKALVHEEFGDGIISAINFKLDVKKVADPEGGERAVITLDGKYLPTKPF; this comes from the coding sequence ATGATCCACGCCCAGTTCGACCCCACCGCCCGCCAGCTCCTGGCCGCCGCCGCCGTCGAGGCCAAGACGCGCAAGGACCTCTCCTGGCAGCAGATCGCCGACGCCTCCGGCCTGTCGGTCGCCTTCACCACCGCCGCCGTCCTCGGCCAGCACGCCCTGCCCGCGGACGCCGCCGAGGCCGTCGCCGCGCTGCTCGGCCTCGACGCGGACGCCGCGCTGCTGCTGACCACCGTCCCCACCCGCGGCTCGATCCCGAACACGGTCCCCACCGACCCGACGATCTACCGCTTCTACGAGATGCTCCAGGTCTACGGCACCACCCTCAAGGCCCTGGTCCACGAGGAGTTCGGCGACGGCATCATCTCCGCGATCAACTTCAAGCTCGACGTCAAGAAGGTCGCCGACCCCGAGGGCGGCGAGCGCGCCGTCATCACCCTGGACGGCAAGTACCTGCCGACCAAGCCCTTCTGA
- a CDS encoding carbonic anhydrase, translated as MHDLAQGVARFQQDVFPAKRELFSHLAAHHTPHTLFIGCSDARVVPELITGCEPGELFVIRTAGNLVPARTPGADGVAASIEYAVGTLGVRDIVVCGHSACGAMTALAHGHDLSGAPAVADWLRLADASVARTSAAADVPALVRQNVLAQLANLATHPSVARALARGRVTVRGWVFDIATGRVEDLTAGAPLAA; from the coding sequence ATGCACGATCTCGCCCAGGGTGTCGCGCGCTTCCAGCAGGACGTCTTCCCCGCCAAGCGGGAGCTGTTCAGTCACCTGGCCGCGCACCACACGCCGCACACGCTGTTCATCGGCTGCTCCGACGCCCGCGTCGTGCCCGAGCTGATCACCGGCTGCGAGCCCGGCGAACTGTTCGTCATCCGCACCGCCGGCAACCTCGTCCCCGCCCGCACCCCGGGCGCCGACGGGGTCGCGGCGAGCATCGAGTACGCCGTCGGCACGCTCGGCGTGCGGGACATCGTCGTCTGCGGGCACTCCGCGTGCGGCGCGATGACCGCCCTGGCCCACGGCCACGACCTCAGCGGCGCCCCCGCGGTCGCCGACTGGCTGCGGCTCGCCGACGCCTCGGTGGCCCGCACCTCCGCCGCCGCGGACGTGCCCGCGCTGGTACGGCAGAACGTGCTGGCCCAGCTGGCGAACCTGGCCACCCACCCCTCCGTCGCCCGCGCCCTGGCGCGGGGGCGGGTCACGGTGCGCGGCTGGGTCTTCGACATCGCCACCGGCCGTGTCGAGGACCTCACGGCCGGCGCCCCGCTCGCCGCCTGA
- the cynR gene encoding transcriptional regulator CynR: MALELRHLRYLLAVAEHGNFTRAAEDLHISQPTLSQQIKQLERTLGTQLLDRTGRTVRLTDAGEAYAHHARGALHQLAAAERAVHDVRDLTRGRLRLAVTPTFTAYLVGPLTAELHGRHPGITLTVRETAQDRIETGLLADEFDLGIGFRGVHLPGITATALFTETLTLVTGDSGAIGGRSGALPVRELADRQLALLSGDFATRGHIDAYLEGHGVSPRIAVEANSIQALTEVVQRTRLATVLPDAITHDHPRLVPVPLDPALPTRTVTLLGRADAYRSAATLAFTRLTHELVRSRGYTAPS; encoded by the coding sequence ATGGCCCTGGAACTGCGTCATCTGCGCTATCTGCTCGCCGTGGCCGAGCACGGCAACTTCACCCGCGCCGCCGAGGATCTGCATATCTCCCAGCCCACGCTGTCCCAGCAGATCAAGCAGCTCGAACGGACCCTCGGCACCCAGCTGCTCGACCGCACCGGGCGCACCGTGCGCCTCACCGACGCGGGCGAGGCGTACGCCCATCACGCCCGGGGCGCGCTGCACCAGCTGGCCGCCGCCGAGCGCGCCGTCCACGATGTGCGGGACCTGACACGCGGGCGGCTGCGGCTGGCGGTCACCCCCACGTTCACGGCCTATCTCGTCGGCCCGCTCACCGCCGAGCTGCACGGCCGGCATCCCGGCATCACCCTGACCGTGCGGGAGACCGCCCAGGACCGGATCGAAACGGGGCTGCTGGCCGACGAGTTCGACCTCGGCATCGGATTCCGGGGCGTCCATCTGCCGGGCATCACCGCGACCGCCCTGTTCACCGAGACGCTCACCCTGGTCACCGGCGACTCCGGTGCCATCGGGGGCCGTTCGGGCGCGCTGCCGGTACGGGAGCTCGCCGACCGCCAACTCGCGCTGCTCAGCGGCGACTTCGCCACCCGCGGTCATATCGACGCGTATCTGGAGGGGCACGGCGTCAGCCCGCGGATCGCGGTGGAGGCCAACTCCATCCAGGCCCTGACCGAGGTCGTGCAGCGCACCCGGCTGGCCACCGTCCTGCCGGACGCGATCACCCACGACCACCCCCGTCTGGTCCCCGTGCCGCTCGATCCCGCCCTGCCGACCCGCACGGTCACCCTCCTCGGCCGCGCCGACGCCTATCGCAGCGCGGCGACCCTCGCCTTCACCCGCCTCACCCATGAACTGGTCCGCAGCCGCGGCTATACGGCCCCCTCCTGA